One Candidatus Palauibacter australiensis DNA segment encodes these proteins:
- a CDS encoding ion transporter, producing MARNRTMSYFPSRREPPRPAIDYENHPVFSKRPRWRCEAHRIIFGNLTRAGRLFDLILIGVILASVVVVMLESVQDFNLRARGALWTLEWVFTLLFTVEYLFRLISAERAGQYARSFFGIVDLLAVLPNFVGLLIPGGQALAVIRLLRVLRVFRVLKLAQFVGGERLLLSALRSSAYKVAVFIVAVLVVVTVVGAAMYVIEGAEAGFSSIPRGVYWAIVTVTTVGFGDITPQTTAGQMLAALLMILGYGVIAVPTGIVTAEITGSRDARVRAAMERVCLRCASSGHDPDATHCKHCGTELLE from the coding sequence ATGGCCAGGAACCGGACCATGTCGTACTTCCCGTCCCGGCGGGAGCCCCCGCGTCCGGCGATCGACTACGAGAACCATCCGGTCTTCTCGAAGCGGCCGCGGTGGAGGTGCGAGGCCCACCGCATCATCTTCGGCAACCTCACCCGCGCCGGCCGCCTCTTCGACCTCATCCTGATCGGCGTCATCCTCGCCAGCGTCGTCGTCGTGATGCTGGAGAGCGTGCAGGATTTCAACCTTCGCGCTCGAGGCGCGCTGTGGACGCTCGAATGGGTGTTCACGCTGCTGTTCACGGTCGAATACCTATTCCGCCTCATCTCCGCGGAGCGCGCCGGCCAATACGCCCGTTCCTTCTTCGGGATCGTCGACCTGCTCGCCGTCCTGCCGAACTTCGTGGGGCTGCTGATCCCGGGAGGACAGGCGCTCGCCGTCATCCGCTTGCTGCGGGTGCTGCGGGTGTTCAGGGTCCTGAAGCTCGCCCAGTTCGTGGGGGGAGAGCGACTCCTGCTCAGCGCGCTGCGCTCGAGCGCCTACAAGGTCGCCGTGTTCATCGTCGCGGTGCTCGTCGTGGTGACGGTCGTGGGCGCGGCGATGTACGTGATCGAGGGGGCGGAGGCGGGCTTCAGCAGCATCCCCCGCGGCGTCTACTGGGCCATCGTCACCGTGACGACGGTGGGGTTCGGCGACATCACGCCGCAGACGACGGCGGGTCAGATGCTCGCCGCGCTCCTCATGATCCTGGGATACGGCGTGATCGCCGTCCCGACGGGTATCGTGACGGCCGAGATCACGGGCAGCCGTGACGCGAGAGTGCGCGCCGCCATGGAGCGGGTGTGCCTGCGCTGCGCCTCGTCCGGCCACGACCCGGATGCGACCCACTGCAAGCACTGCGGTACCGAACTGCTCGAATGA
- a CDS encoding polyprenol monophosphomannose synthase, translated as MSPDISFTASPDPEDDPVAAAVSAGSERGLVILPTYNEIDSIAGIVEGVLAQDPRLSVLVVDDASPDGTGALVDSLAAADPRVNVLHREGKLGLGTAYIAGFRWALERDFEWVFEMDADGSHDARYISDMIAATGRFDVVVGSRYTAGVNVINWPMSRLLLSYYANKYARIATGLRLADSTSGFKCFTRRVLETIDLDRVGSTGYTFQIEMNFRAWKKGFRVGEVPIVFTDRRLGQSKMSGAIVREAVWRVWALRLRSLIGRL; from the coding sequence ATGAGCCCCGACATCTCCTTCACGGCGTCTCCCGACCCGGAAGACGATCCCGTCGCTGCCGCGGTTTCCGCAGGCAGCGAGCGGGGCCTCGTCATCCTGCCTACGTACAACGAGATCGATTCCATCGCCGGGATCGTCGAGGGCGTGCTGGCGCAGGACCCCCGGCTCTCGGTCCTCGTCGTCGACGACGCATCGCCCGACGGGACGGGCGCCCTCGTCGACTCGCTCGCCGCGGCAGATCCGCGCGTGAACGTCCTGCACAGGGAAGGGAAGCTAGGGCTCGGCACCGCCTACATCGCCGGCTTCCGCTGGGCGCTGGAGCGGGATTTCGAATGGGTCTTCGAGATGGACGCCGACGGCTCGCACGACGCACGCTATATTTCCGACATGATCGCCGCGACCGGCCGCTTCGATGTCGTCGTCGGATCCCGCTATACTGCGGGGGTGAACGTCATCAACTGGCCCATGTCGCGCCTGCTCCTCAGCTACTACGCGAACAAGTACGCGCGCATCGCCACGGGACTGCGCCTCGCCGACTCCACGAGCGGCTTCAAGTGCTTCACGCGCCGCGTGCTGGAGACGATCGACCTCGACCGCGTGGGATCGACCGGGTACACGTTCCAGATTGAGATGAACTTCCGCGCGTGGAAGAAGGGGTTCCGGGTCGGGGAAGTCCCCATCGTGTTCACCGACCGGCGCCTCGGGCAGAGCAAGATGTCGGGGGCGATCGTGCGCGAGGCGGTGTGGCGGGTGTGGGCGCTGCGGCTGCGGTCCCTCATCGGGAGGCTGTGA